A section of the Acidobacteriota bacterium genome encodes:
- a CDS encoding alpha/beta fold hydrolase — protein sequence MAEQGEAADEGSILAHAASGEGPPLLLLNGGMMTYLAWEPLAAPLRESFQVVGCDFRGQLRSPGEAPADLAVHAADVVRLLDHLGLPSVHVLGTSFGGAVGVMLAALHPQRVRSFTAVTIADHATEAMDAETRSMAGIVQSILEGGDRQPFLQRLEERVFSPAYRERKAEELAARRQALGKMPEAWFRGLVGILAAIEGFDLRPHLPNIACPTRVVLTEADRVMPPEHCRALAEAIPQATVTTHPTAGHALVAEEPQWLREVVEEFLGAC from the coding sequence ATGGCTGAGCAGGGAGAGGCTGCCGACGAAGGCTCGATCTTGGCTCACGCCGCGAGCGGCGAGGGGCCACCGTTGCTGCTGCTCAACGGCGGCATGATGACCTACCTGGCCTGGGAGCCCCTGGCGGCGCCGCTGCGGGAGAGCTTCCAGGTGGTGGGCTGCGACTTCCGCGGTCAGCTGCGGTCACCGGGGGAGGCGCCGGCGGACCTGGCGGTCCACGCCGCCGACGTGGTGCGGCTCCTCGATCATCTCGGGCTCCCCTCCGTCCACGTCCTGGGCACCTCCTTCGGTGGCGCTGTCGGGGTGATGTTGGCGGCGCTGCATCCCCAGCGGGTGCGTTCGTTCACCGCGGTCACCATTGCGGATCACGCTACGGAGGCGATGGACGCGGAGACGCGGTCTATGGCCGGCATCGTCCAGTCGATTCTGGAAGGAGGAGATCGCCAGCCGTTTCTCCAGCGCTTGGAGGAACGAGTCTTTTCTCCCGCCTATCGCGAGCGCAAGGCGGAAGAGCTGGCGGCCCGGCGCCAGGCGCTGGGAAAGATGCCGGAGGCCTGGTTCCGTGGCCTGGTGGGAATCCTCGCCGCCATCGAAGGCTTCGATCTGCGGCCCCACCTGCCCAACATCGCTTGCCCGACCCGGGTCGTTCTCACCGAGGCGGATCGGGTCATGCCTCCCGAGCACTGCCGCGCCCTCGCCGAGGCCATCCCGCAGGCCACCGTCACTACCCACCCCACCGCCGGCCACGCCCTGGTGGCGGAGGAGCCGCAGTGGCTGCGGGAGGTGGTTGAAGAGTTTCTAGGAGCCTGCTGA
- a CDS encoding dihydroorotate dehydrogenase-like protein, protein MDLSTTYLGFELPHPFLPGASPLVDDLDAVRRLEDCGAAAIVMHSLFEEQIVGEEMATVRALDEPAESFAEALSYLPSPETFALGPQEYLEQLQRIKESVSVPVIASLNGTSRGGWLEYARLIRQAGADGLELNVYELVTDPLESGGDVEHRTLEMLEAVREAVGDLPLAVKLSPFYTAPLHFARRLDQAGADGLVLFNRLYQADLDIEELEVQRTLHLSDSSELLLRLRWLAILDGQVDASLAVTGGVHRVEDAVKALMCGAHAVQLVSTLLEHGPERLALLRQQLEDWLIDHEYESLEQLRGSMSLARCPDPHAYERANYLHLLQSWRRTGW, encoded by the coding sequence ATGGATCTGAGCACCACCTATCTCGGCTTCGAGCTCCCCCACCCCTTCCTCCCCGGCGCCTCGCCGCTGGTGGACGACCTGGACGCGGTGCGCCGGCTGGAGGATTGCGGCGCCGCCGCCATCGTCATGCACTCGCTCTTCGAAGAGCAGATCGTCGGCGAGGAGATGGCCACCGTGCGCGCCCTCGACGAGCCCGCCGAATCCTTCGCCGAGGCCCTCTCCTACCTGCCGTCGCCGGAGACCTTCGCCCTTGGGCCCCAGGAGTATCTGGAGCAGCTGCAGCGGATCAAGGAGTCGGTGTCGGTCCCGGTCATCGCCTCCCTCAACGGCACCAGCCGGGGCGGCTGGCTGGAGTATGCTCGGCTGATCCGCCAGGCCGGCGCCGACGGCCTCGAGCTCAACGTCTACGAGCTGGTCACCGATCCGCTGGAGAGCGGCGGGGACGTGGAGCACCGCACCCTCGAAATGCTGGAGGCGGTGCGCGAGGCGGTGGGAGACCTGCCGCTGGCGGTCAAGCTCTCGCCGTTCTACACCGCCCCGCTGCACTTCGCCCGCCGCCTCGACCAGGCCGGCGCCGACGGCCTGGTGCTCTTCAACCGTCTCTACCAGGCGGACCTGGACATCGAAGAGCTGGAAGTCCAGCGCACCCTGCACCTCTCCGACTCCTCGGAGCTGCTGCTGCGGCTGCGCTGGCTGGCGATCCTCGACGGCCAGGTCGACGCCTCGCTGGCGGTCACCGGCGGTGTCCACCGCGTCGAGGATGCGGTCAAGGCGCTGATGTGCGGCGCCCACGCGGTGCAGCTGGTCTCCACTCTCCTCGAGCACGGCCCGGAACGCCTCGCCCTGCTGCGCCAGCAGCTCGAAGATTGGCTCATCGATCACGAATACGAGTCCCTCGAACAGCTGCGGGGCTCCATGAGCCTCGCCCGCTGCCCCGATCCCCACGCCTACGAACGGGCCAACTACCTCCACCTGCTCCAGAGCTGGCGGCGTACGGGGTGGTGA
- the nifJ gene encoding pyruvate:ferredoxin (flavodoxin) oxidoreductase, with product MSQPRRVTVDGNEAVAEVVYRTHEVIAIYPITPASPMGELADAWAGKGRENLWRDVPEVVEMQAEGGAAGAVHGALQGGALTTTFTASQGLLLMIPNLYKIAGELTPCALHVAARSVATHALSIFGDHSDVMAARQTGFALLASGSPQEAQDLALVAQAASLESRVPFLHFFDGFRTSHEIAKIEVLTDDDLRALLDPEAVEAHRRRALTPDRPVLRGTAQNPDAFFQAREAANRFYRATPEIVQGVLDRFAERTGRAYHLFDYHGHPEAERVVVLMGSGAETAHETIDWLMQRGQKVGVLKVRLYRPFDAQALIAALPASVRTLGVLDRTKEPGAPGEPLYLDVAAAVQRASADGEAPWTTPPRVVGGRYGLSSKEFSPAAVKAVFDHLAEDQPRHDFTVGIVDDVTHLSLPIDPDFDIEPDDTVRAVFFGLGSDGTVGANKNTIKIIGEETDHYAQGYFVYDSKKAGAVTVSHLRFGPRPIRSTYLVASANFVGCHQFRLLDRMDVLERAAPGAVFLLNSPYDADRVWEHLSREVQEQIVAKELRFYVVDAYQVAREGGLGGRINTIMQTCFFALTDVLPREQAIDQIKQAIEKTYGKRGPEVVRRNFAVVDQALAHLQQVSYPKTADSQRRKPPLVATEAPDFVQRVTAVLLAGKGDSLPVSAFPVDGTWPTATSQWEKRTIAQEVPRWDPEVCIQCNQCVLACPHAAIRAKVYEPEALESGDPPADFLSTDYRAPDLRGLAYTLQVAPQDCTGCHLCVEVCPAKNKANPRRKAINMEPLTPVLEEEKAKYRFFLDLPEIDRSRIQRLDAKGSQFLRPLFEYSGACAGCGETPYLKLLSQLFGDRLLIANATGCSSIYGGNLPTTPWAVNDDGRGPAWSNSLFEDNAEFGLGLRLAVDQLEQQARGWVRRLAPEIGDELTSALLTADQSDEQGIEAQRRRVAQLRRRLEELDGSGGPHSDDRRRLLGLAEHLVRKSVWLVGGDGWAYDIGYGGLDHVLALGRDTNVLVLDTEVYSNTGGQQSKATPLGAAAKFAATGRELPKKDLGLEMMSYGHVYVARVAFGGKMNQTVEAFREAEAYPGPSLIIAYSPCIAHGYDLAHNAEQQKKAVTTGVWPLYRFDPRRAADGKPPLKLDSGPPKGRVADYMAAETRFRMVEKIDPQRYRRFLRQAQEQVEQRYAVYQQLAGITIPQFVAETPEDAS from the coding sequence ATGAGTCAGCCCCGTAGGGTCACCGTGGACGGCAACGAGGCCGTGGCAGAGGTGGTGTACCGGACCCACGAGGTCATCGCCATCTACCCCATCACTCCGGCTTCGCCCATGGGCGAGTTAGCGGACGCCTGGGCCGGCAAGGGGCGGGAGAATTTGTGGAGGGACGTGCCCGAAGTGGTGGAAATGCAGGCCGAAGGCGGCGCCGCGGGAGCGGTCCACGGGGCCCTCCAGGGCGGCGCCCTGACCACCACCTTCACCGCCTCCCAAGGCCTGCTCCTGATGATCCCCAACCTCTACAAGATCGCCGGGGAGCTGACCCCCTGCGCGCTGCACGTGGCGGCGCGCTCGGTGGCCACCCACGCGCTGTCCATCTTCGGCGACCACTCCGACGTCATGGCGGCACGCCAGACCGGGTTTGCCCTCCTCGCCTCCGGCTCCCCCCAGGAAGCCCAGGACCTGGCCCTGGTGGCCCAGGCCGCCAGCCTGGAAAGCCGGGTGCCCTTCCTGCACTTCTTCGATGGCTTCCGCACCTCCCACGAGATCGCCAAGATCGAGGTCCTCACCGACGACGACCTGCGGGCGTTGCTCGATCCCGAGGCCGTCGAGGCCCACCGGCGGCGGGCGCTGACCCCGGATCGGCCGGTGCTGCGCGGCACCGCCCAGAACCCCGACGCCTTCTTCCAGGCCCGGGAGGCGGCCAACCGCTTCTATCGGGCGACGCCGGAGATCGTCCAAGGAGTCCTGGACCGCTTCGCCGAGCGCACCGGCCGCGCCTACCACCTCTTCGACTACCACGGCCATCCCGAGGCCGAGCGAGTGGTAGTGCTCATGGGCTCCGGCGCCGAGACCGCCCACGAAACCATCGACTGGCTGATGCAGCGGGGCCAGAAGGTGGGAGTGCTCAAGGTGCGGCTCTACCGTCCCTTCGACGCCCAGGCGCTGATCGCCGCGCTGCCGGCCTCGGTGCGCACCCTCGGCGTCCTCGACCGCACCAAGGAACCCGGCGCCCCCGGCGAGCCCCTGTATCTGGACGTGGCCGCCGCGGTGCAGCGTGCCAGCGCCGACGGTGAGGCCCCGTGGACCACGCCGCCGCGGGTGGTGGGCGGGCGCTACGGCCTCTCCTCCAAGGAGTTCTCGCCGGCGGCGGTGAAGGCGGTCTTCGACCACCTCGCCGAAGACCAGCCCCGCCACGACTTCACCGTCGGCATCGTCGACGACGTCACCCACCTCTCGCTGCCCATCGACCCGGACTTCGACATCGAGCCCGACGACACGGTGCGGGCGGTCTTCTTCGGGCTGGGCTCCGACGGCACCGTCGGCGCCAACAAGAACACCATCAAGATCATCGGCGAGGAGACCGACCACTACGCCCAGGGCTACTTCGTCTACGACTCCAAGAAGGCCGGCGCCGTCACCGTCTCCCATCTGCGTTTCGGTCCCCGCCCCATTCGCTCCACCTACCTGGTGGCCAGCGCCAACTTCGTCGGCTGCCACCAATTCCGCCTCCTCGACCGCATGGACGTGCTCGAACGGGCCGCTCCCGGGGCCGTCTTCCTGCTCAACTCGCCCTATGACGCCGACCGCGTTTGGGAGCATCTGAGCCGCGAAGTGCAGGAGCAGATCGTCGCCAAGGAGCTGCGCTTCTATGTCGTCGACGCCTACCAGGTGGCCCGGGAAGGCGGGCTCGGCGGGCGCATCAACACCATCATGCAGACTTGCTTCTTCGCCCTCACCGACGTGCTGCCCCGGGAGCAGGCCATCGACCAGATCAAGCAAGCCATCGAGAAAACCTACGGCAAGCGCGGCCCGGAAGTGGTGCGGCGCAACTTTGCGGTGGTGGACCAGGCCCTGGCCCATCTGCAGCAGGTCTCCTACCCGAAAACCGCCGACTCCCAGCGCCGCAAGCCGCCGCTGGTCGCCACCGAGGCTCCGGACTTCGTCCAGCGGGTCACCGCGGTGCTGCTGGCGGGCAAGGGCGACTCGCTGCCGGTCTCCGCCTTCCCGGTGGACGGCACCTGGCCCACCGCCACCAGTCAGTGGGAGAAGCGCACCATCGCCCAGGAGGTCCCGCGCTGGGATCCAGAGGTATGCATCCAATGCAACCAATGCGTCCTCGCCTGCCCCCACGCCGCCATCCGCGCCAAGGTCTACGAGCCCGAGGCGCTGGAGAGCGGTGATCCGCCGGCGGACTTCCTCAGCACCGACTACCGCGCACCGGACCTCCGCGGCCTCGCCTACACGCTGCAGGTGGCGCCCCAGGACTGCACCGGCTGCCATCTCTGCGTCGAGGTCTGCCCGGCCAAGAACAAAGCCAACCCCCGGCGCAAGGCGATCAATATGGAGCCGCTGACGCCGGTGCTCGAGGAAGAGAAGGCGAAGTACCGCTTCTTCCTCGACCTGCCGGAGATCGACCGCTCGCGGATCCAGCGCCTCGACGCCAAAGGCAGTCAGTTCCTGCGCCCACTCTTCGAATACTCCGGCGCCTGCGCCGGCTGCGGAGAAACGCCCTATCTCAAGCTGCTGAGCCAACTCTTCGGCGACCGGCTGTTGATCGCCAACGCCACCGGCTGCTCGTCCATCTACGGCGGCAACCTACCCACCACACCATGGGCGGTGAACGACGACGGCCGGGGCCCGGCGTGGTCCAACTCGTTGTTCGAGGACAACGCCGAGTTCGGTCTCGGGCTGCGGCTGGCGGTGGATCAGCTGGAGCAGCAGGCCCGCGGCTGGGTCCGGCGGCTGGCGCCGGAGATCGGCGACGAGCTGACCTCCGCCCTGCTCACCGCCGACCAGAGCGACGAGCAGGGCATCGAGGCCCAGCGCCGGCGGGTGGCGCAGCTGCGCCGGCGCCTCGAAGAGCTCGACGGCAGCGGTGGCCCCCACAGCGACGATCGCCGCCGGCTCCTCGGCCTCGCCGAGCACCTGGTGCGCAAGAGCGTCTGGCTGGTAGGCGGCGACGGTTGGGCCTACGACATCGGCTACGGCGGCCTCGACCACGTGCTGGCCCTGGGGCGGGACACCAACGTCCTGGTCCTCGACACCGAGGTCTACTCCAACACCGGAGGCCAGCAAAGCAAGGCCACCCCCCTGGGCGCGGCGGCGAAATTCGCCGCCACCGGCCGCGAGTTGCCGAAGAAAGACCTGGGGCTGGAGATGATGAGCTACGGCCACGTCTACGTCGCCCGGGTGGCCTTCGGCGGCAAAATGAACCAAACCGTCGAGGCGTTCCGCGAGGCCGAAGCCTATCCGGGACCGTCGCTGATCATCGCCTACAGCCCGTGCATCGCCCACGGCTACGACCTGGCCCACAACGCCGAGCAGCAGAAGAAGGCGGTGACCACCGGCGTCTGGCCCCTCTACCGCTTCGACCCCCGGCGCGCCGCCGACGGCAAGCCGCCGCTCAAGCTCGACTCCGGCCCGCCCAAGGGCCGGGTGGCGGACTACATGGCCGCCGAGACCCGCTTCCGGATGGTGGAGAAGATCGACCCGCAGCGCTACCGGCGCTTCCTGCGCCAGGCCCAGGAGCAGGTCGAGCAGCGCTACGCCGTCTACCAGCAGCTGGCGGGCATCACCATCCCCCAATTCGTCGCGGAAACGCCGGAGGACGCCTCCTGA